GTTTACTACGGTAAAAAAGAATCCATCAAGGGCATTGATATGCAGTTTGAAAAGAATAAAATCACAGCTCTGATTGGTCCGTCTGGTTCAGGGAAATCGACCTATCTCCGTAGTCTCAACCGTATGAATGATACGATTGATATTGCCAAGGTAACAGGGCAAATTCTTTACCAAGGAATAGACGTCAATCGTTCTGATATCAACGTTTACGAGATGCGTAAGCACATCGGCATGGTTTTTCAACGGCCTAATCCATTTGCCAAGTCTATTTATCGCAACATTACCTTTGCCCATGAACGTGCTGGTGTAAAAGATAAAAAGATTTTGGATGAGCTTGTTGAAACTTCGCTCAAACAAGCCGCACTTTGGGACCAAGTCAAGGATGATCTTCATAAGTCAGCCTTGACCTTGTCAGGCGGTCAGCAGCAACGGCTCTGTATTGCTCGAGCTATTTCGGTCAAGCCAGATATCTTGCTTATGGACGAGCCAGCTTCTGCGCTGGATCCGATTGCAACCATGCAGCTAGAAGAGACCATGTTTGAGCTCAAAAAGGACTATACGATTATCATCGTGACGCACAATATGCAGCAGGCTGCCCGGGCCAGTGACTACACCGGCTTCTTTTATCTGGGAGATTTGATTGAGTACGACAAGACTGCTAATATCTTCCAAAATGCCAAACTGCAGTCGACCAATGACTATGTTTCTGGTCATTTTGGTTAGAGGTGAAGAAACTAAAGGAATGAATTTATGACAGAACCTATTTTGCAAGTCAAGGACTTGTCGGTTTATTATAATAAAAAGAAAGCACTCAATAGTGTCTCCTTGGACTTTATGCCTAATGAAATCACTGCCTTGATTGGACCGTCCGGTTCAGGGAAATCTACCTTGCTCAAGGCTATCAACCGTATGGGTGATTTGAATCCAGAAGTAACAACGACTGGCACGGTCATCTATAACGGACACAATATCTACAGTCCTCGGACAGATACGGTGGAGTTGCGTAAGGAAATTGGCATGGTCTTCCAGCAGCCTAATCCCTTCCCAATGACCATTTATGAAAATGTTGTCTATGGACTGCGCATCAACGGTGTCAAGGATAAACAAGTCTTAGATGAAGCGGTGGAGCGTTCCTTGATTGGGGCTTCTATTTGGGACGAAGTGAAAGACCGTTTACATGATTCCGCTATCGGTCTCTCTGGTGGTCAACAGCAGCGGATTTGTGTAGCACGCGTTTTGGCTACTAGTCCGAAAATCATCCTCTTGGATGAGCCTACATCGGCTCTAGATCCAATCTCTGCGGGTAAAATTGAGGAAACTCTCTATGGACTTAAGGACACCTATACCATGCTCTTGGTGACGCGCTCCATGCAGCAGGCTTCTCGGCTTTCGGATAAAACGGGCTTCTTCTTGGGTGGTGATTTGATGGAGTTTAATGATACTAAGGAGATGTTCCTCAACCCACAAAATAAGGAAACAGAAGATTATATTACAGGAAAATTTGGATAAGGAGTTGAATGATGTTACGATCTCAATTTGAAGAAGATTTGGAGAAATTGCACAATCAGTTCTACGCAATGGGACAAGAAGTGCTCTCACAAATCAACCGCACCGTGCGTGCTTTTGTCACACATGACCGTGACTTGGCAAAGGGAGTCATCGAAGATGATGCAGAAGTAAATGAATATGAAGTGAAATTGGAAAAGAAATCATTTGAAATGATTGCCCTCCAACAACCCGTTTCTCAAGATCTTCGCACTGTCCTAACCGTTCTCAAGGCCGTTTCAGACTTAGAGCGTATGGGAGACCATGCGGTATCCATTGCAAAAGCAGCCATTCGTATGAAGGGCGAACAGCGTATTCCAGCTGTCGAGGACGAAATTAAAAAGATGGGCCGCGATGTGAAAAATTTCGTTGAAGCTGCCCTTGATCTCTACCTGAATGGTTCTGTAGATCAAGCCTATGAAGTAGCAGCCATGGATGAAAAAATCAACCATTATTTTGATAGCATTCGTGATCTGGCTACGGAAGAAATCAAGAAAAATCCTGAAGCCATCGTTACAGGCCGTGATTATTTCCAGGTTATTTCTTTCTTGGAACGTATCGGAGATTATGCCAAAAATATCTGCGAATGGGTCGTTTACTTTGAAACGGGTAAAATTATTGAATTATAATATATGTTAAAGAGACAGGCTAAGCTTGTCTTTTTTGTTTGGGGAGGAGAAAAGCTAGTGACAGGATGGCTTTAAAATGATTACTTTATGTTTGAAGATGAAAATCAATTTTGAGTCAGTTAGGATGAGTATAAAGTCACTAAATATGGTAAAATAGTAAGAGATGAATCTTGATGGAGGTTGGGTTAATACCAGCCCCTTCAATTAGATGAGGAGAAAAACATGCAAGCAGTTGCACATTTTATTGATACTTTTGTTCCAGAGCACTATGATCTCTTTTTGGATTTAAATCGTGCGGATAAGACTTTCTCAGGGAAAGTTACCATTACCGGTGAAGCCAAAGCTGAGAAAATTTCCTTGCACCAAAAGGATTTGACGATTGAGACCGTAGAAGTGGCTGGACAAGCTCGCCCCTTCACTCTTGATAATGACAATGAAGCTCTTTATGTTGAGTTGGAAACAGCAGGCTCTGTGGGAGTAACCTTGACCTATACAGGTAAGATTACTGACAATATGACGGGGATTTACCCATCTTACTATACTGTGGATGGAGTGAAAAAAGAAATTATTTCTACTCAGTTTGAGAGCCATTTTGCCCGCGAAGCCTTTCCAAGTGTGGATGAGCCAGAAGCTAAGGCAACTTTTGATCTGGCCTTGAAATTTGACCAAGCAGAAGGCGAACTTGCCTTGTCTAACATGCCTGAAATCGACGTTGAAAACCGGAAAGCAACTGGCATTTGGAAGTTTGAAAGAACGCCTCGCATGTCTTCCTATCTCTTGGCTTTTGCTGCAGGTGATATGCAAGGAATTACTGCTAAAACTAAAAACGGCACTTTGGTCGGTGTTTATGCAACCAAGGCTCACCCAGCTAGCAACTTAGAATTTGCTTTGGACATTGCGGTTCGCTCGATTGAATTTTACGAAGAGTATTACGGTGTTAAATACCCTATTCCTCAGTCGCTGCATGTTGCCCTGCCGGACTTTTCATCTGGTGCTATGGAAAACTGGGGTCTGGTGACCTACCGTGAGATTTATCTCTTAGTAGATGAAAATTCTACGGTATCCAGCCGTCAAGATGTAGCACTTGTCGTTGCTCATGAGTTGGCTCACCAATGGTTTGGAAACTTGGTCACTATGAAGTGGTGGGATGACCTTTGGCTCAACGAAAGTTTTGCCAACATGATGGAGTATGTCTGTGTCAATGCGATTGAACCAAGCTGGAATATCTTTGAGAATTTCCAAACAACAGGTGTGCCTTTGGCGCTTAAGCGGGATGCGACAGACGGAGTTCAGTCTGTCCATGTGGAAGTGAAGCACCCTGACGAAATCAATACCTTGTTTGATCCGGCTATCGTTTATGCTAAGGGAAGCCGCCTTATGCACATGCTTCGTCGTTGGTTGGGTGATGAGGCCTTTGCTAAAGGATTGAACGCTTACTTTGCTAAACACCAGTATGGAAATACCATCGGTCGTGATCTCTGGAATGCCTTGGGAGCTGCTTCTGGTCGTGATGTAGCAGCCTTTATGGACTCTTGGTTGGAACAGCCAGGCTACCCTGTTTTGACAGCTACAGTAGAAAACGATACCCTCAAACTCTCTCAAAAACAATTCTTTATCGGGGAGCACGAAGATAAGAAACGCACTTGGGTCTTGCCTTTAAATAGCAACTGGAAAGGTTTGCCAGATACGCTGGAAACAGAAACGTTGGAAATTCCAAATTATTCTGCCTTGGCTGCTCAAAACCACGGTGTCCTGCGCTTTAATACTGAAAATACAGCCCACTATATCACGGACTATCAAGGTATCTTGCTTGAGCAGATTTTAGATACCATTACAGACTTGGATAGCACCAGCAAGCTTCAAGTAGTGCAAGAGCGGCGTCTCTTGGCTGAAGCAGGCAGCATTTCATTTGCTGATTTGGTTCCAGTTATTGAAAAACTAACAGA
Above is a window of Streptococcus cristatus ATCC 51100 DNA encoding:
- the pstB gene encoding phosphate ABC transporter ATP-binding protein PstB — its product is MTEYNWNEKHIITFPEEKVALSTKDLHVYYGKKESIKGIDMQFEKNKITALIGPSGSGKSTYLRSLNRMNDTIDIAKVTGQILYQGIDVNRSDINVYEMRKHIGMVFQRPNPFAKSIYRNITFAHERAGVKDKKILDELVETSLKQAALWDQVKDDLHKSALTLSGGQQQRLCIARAISVKPDILLMDEPASALDPIATMQLEETMFELKKDYTIIIVTHNMQQAARASDYTGFFYLGDLIEYDKTANIFQNAKLQSTNDYVSGHFG
- the pstB gene encoding phosphate ABC transporter ATP-binding protein PstB; the encoded protein is MTEPILQVKDLSVYYNKKKALNSVSLDFMPNEITALIGPSGSGKSTLLKAINRMGDLNPEVTTTGTVIYNGHNIYSPRTDTVELRKEIGMVFQQPNPFPMTIYENVVYGLRINGVKDKQVLDEAVERSLIGASIWDEVKDRLHDSAIGLSGGQQQRICVARVLATSPKIILLDEPTSALDPISAGKIEETLYGLKDTYTMLLVTRSMQQASRLSDKTGFFLGGDLMEFNDTKEMFLNPQNKETEDYITGKFG
- the phoU gene encoding phosphate signaling complex protein PhoU; protein product: MLRSQFEEDLEKLHNQFYAMGQEVLSQINRTVRAFVTHDRDLAKGVIEDDAEVNEYEVKLEKKSFEMIALQQPVSQDLRTVLTVLKAVSDLERMGDHAVSIAKAAIRMKGEQRIPAVEDEIKKMGRDVKNFVEAALDLYLNGSVDQAYEVAAMDEKINHYFDSIRDLATEEIKKNPEAIVTGRDYFQVISFLERIGDYAKNICEWVVYFETGKIIEL
- a CDS encoding M1 family metallopeptidase, which gives rise to MQAVAHFIDTFVPEHYDLFLDLNRADKTFSGKVTITGEAKAEKISLHQKDLTIETVEVAGQARPFTLDNDNEALYVELETAGSVGVTLTYTGKITDNMTGIYPSYYTVDGVKKEIISTQFESHFAREAFPSVDEPEAKATFDLALKFDQAEGELALSNMPEIDVENRKATGIWKFERTPRMSSYLLAFAAGDMQGITAKTKNGTLVGVYATKAHPASNLEFALDIAVRSIEFYEEYYGVKYPIPQSLHVALPDFSSGAMENWGLVTYREIYLLVDENSTVSSRQDVALVVAHELAHQWFGNLVTMKWWDDLWLNESFANMMEYVCVNAIEPSWNIFENFQTTGVPLALKRDATDGVQSVHVEVKHPDEINTLFDPAIVYAKGSRLMHMLRRWLGDEAFAKGLNAYFAKHQYGNTIGRDLWNALGAASGRDVAAFMDSWLEQPGYPVLTATVENDTLKLSQKQFFIGEHEDKKRTWVLPLNSNWKGLPDTLETETLEIPNYSALAAQNHGVLRFNTENTAHYITDYQGILLEQILDTITDLDSTSKLQVVQERRLLAEAGSISFADLVPVIEKLTEETSYLVVSGVKAVLNGLKLFVDEGSECEKAYHELVVKLSKFNFDRLGFEAQEGESDEDELVRQIVVGSLIAADDQAASQAASRIFAAHQENLEKLPAAIRLHILINQIKHFESKELADQYLNDYVSTVDGSFKRQLAAALAYTKDAETLARILESLKNKDIVKPQDLAMSWYFPLLNHQFTQATAWIWARENWDWIKAALGGDMSFDKFVIYPANAFKTTERLAEYKAFFEPQLDDMAISRNISMGIKEIAARVALIAREKVAVEKAIQER